The genomic region TCCAATGAGATCTCTCATCTCTTTAAACTTGATTATTCCAAGTGCCTTGTCAATATATCCAGCTTATGTTCATGTCCAGGAACATGCTCTACTTCTAATTTCTCATTCTCTACACATTACCTTATGAAATGATATCGAGTGTGAATGTATTTAGTTCTACCATAAAACACAGGGTTCCTTGTCAAAGCAATTTCAAACTGGTTATCAATCCCGATAACCACTTTCTCACTCGTATCTCCCATAACTTCGATGAGCAAATCTTGTATCCATATGGCTTGCCGAGCTGCTTCTGTTCCGGCCATGAACTCGGGTTCACATGAGGATAATGCCACTGTTTCTTATTTTTGTGAGCACTAAGTAATAGGACTATCACCGATGTAGAAACCATGTCAGGTGGTGCTCCTACCATCACCAGGATCAACATAATGACTGATGTCGCTGTATCCTATTATCTTCATTGGTTTTGAGTTGCTGCAATGAAACATTATGCCGTAAGAAGTAGTTGTACCCTGTAGATACCTTAAGCATTGCTTCATAGCTGCTCCATGTGACTCTCTTGGTGACTGCATGTACCTTCTCAAGACACCCATACTGTATGGTAAGTCTGGTCGTGTATGGAGCAAGTACCACAAACACCTGACGTTTCATCTATAAATCGTTGCCTTCAGGTTGTGTAACATAAACCGTTTCCTTTAACTCTCCATGAAAAAACACTGTCTTAGCGTCAAGGTGATGAATTTCCCATCCTCTCGAAGCTGCTAGACAGATAAGAAGTCGAATTGTTTCAATtctggctactggtgcaaagacTTCATCAAAGTCTATGCCATATTGTTGCTTATACCCTTTTCTTCCTAAAGCTTTGGTGAGAATGTCTGCCTTTTGTTCTGCTCCCGGAACATGAAGAACATCAACTTGTTCGTTCTCAATGCATTCTCGGATAAAGTGATAGTGCTTGTGTATGTGTTTGCTGCGGCCATGGAAGACTGGATTCTTTGTGAGTGCTATAGCTGATTTGTTGTCGAGGCGTATGACTACTTTCTGACTCGGCTTCTCGGTGATCTATTCCAAAAGTTCCTGAGGCCATATGCTTGTTTCGCTGCTTCGGTTGCAGCCATAAACTCAGCCTCGCATGATGATAGAGCTACAGTCTCTTGTTTCTGAGAACACCAAGTAATTGGGCAATCATTCAAGCAAAATATATGACCTATGGTGCTTCTACCGTCGTCATCATCTATGTTATGGCTTGAATCACTATAACCTTTAATCTCAGTCGTGCTAGCTTTCTTGTAGACGAGGCCTAGCTTCGTTGTTCCTTTCATGTACCCCAAGACCTGCTTATAGCTGCGCCGTGAGAGTTTTTAGGATCATGCATATATCGTGATAGCAAACCGACGCTGAAGGCAAGATCAGGACGCGTGTGGAGTAGGTAACGCAAGCAACCTATCTTTCGCCGGTAGTCTTTGGCGTCAATTCTTTCTTCCTTCTCTGCCCTCGAGAGCTTCAGACAAAACTCCATTGGTGTTTGAACAGAATTACACTCCTCCATTCCTGTTTCACATAGGATCTTCTTGGCATATCTCTCCTGCGACAGAGTTATAACACCCTCCTCTTGACATACTTTGATACCGAGGTAGTAAGTTAACAACCCGAGATCACTCATCTCAAAGTTGTTTGACATCTCCTTCTTAAACTCAAGTATTTTTGCTGTTGAAGAACCTGTAACTAATAGGTCGTCGACGTATACTGCAACAAGCAAACGATGCCCACTCTCTGTCTTGCGATACAAGGAAGGCTCTTTTGAGCATtttttgaagttgagtttctcAAGGACCTTGTTGAGCTTCTCATTCCATGCTCTTGGAGCTTGTCTCAGACCATACAAAGCTTTGTTAAGCTTGTATACCTTCTCTTCGTGCTCTGCGACTTCAAATCCTTCGGGTTGGCTTACATATACAACTTCTTTCAAGTCTCCATGAAGGAAAGCTGTTTTTACATCCAAATGGTGGATTTCCCATTCGTTAGAGGCTGCAAGGCTAATAAGAAATCTGACCGTCTCTATCCGAGCAACTGGCACGAAGACTTCCTCAAAATCAATGCCATGTCGTTGAATGTAGCCTTTAGCCACTAATCTCGATTTATACTTGTTGATACTGCCATCAGCGTTCTACTTTATCTTGAAAATCCACTTTAGACCTATTGGTTTTACTCCTGGAGGCAAGTCGACGAGATCCCATGTGCCGTTCTTTACGATCGACTTGATTTCTTCCTCACACGCGTCACGCCATACCTTTTCCTCCATTGCTTCATTAAAGTCCCACGGTTCTTCATCTAGTAGCAACAGAAGAcgctctccttcttcttcaggaAGGTAGATGTAGTCATCAAGATAGCCAGGTGTTTTTCTGATTCGTGTTGACCGGCGACGAGGAGCTTCTGTTTCTTCATCGTCGTCTGATTGTTGCTCGAGATCCTCTTCGATtgtgtcttcttcttcacgTTTGTCATCTTCTTCGCTAACTGTAGCAATGCCTGATCCATCTGTGATGTCTTGATTCTCATATCCTTTGAGCACAACTTTGAACATTCCCGACTTCTCGACTTCACCACAATTGGTTTTATTCCACTCCCATGCTCGatcttcatcaaagatgacgTCTCTGCTTACCACTACTCTCTGTAGCGTCGGATCAAAGAGTCTGTAAGCCTTAGAACCAGGCTCAGTTCCAAGGTGCACAAGAGTACAAGACCTATTATCGAGTTTCTTTAGGTTTGCTGCCTTTGTTTTAGCATAAGCGACGCATCCAAATACTCGAAGATGAGTGACATTCGGCTTTCTTCCTTTGAAAGCTTCATATGGAGTTTGTAGTGTCAAGGTCTTTGTTGCGATGCGATTGATCAAATAAGTTAAATGTCTCACAGCTTCCCCCCACAGATAATTTGGTACCTCCATATGCTTTAAGATACTCCTTGTCATCTCTAACAAGGTTCTGTTACGCCTTTCAACTACTCCGTTCTGTTGTGGCGTGTAGGGAGCGGTTAAGTGGCGTTGTATTCCTGATAACTCGCAGAAGCTTTGAAACTCCTTGCTtgtgaactctcctcctctgTCTGTCTTAAGTGTTTTGATTGTTGTACCGGTTTCTTGCTCCACTATTGACTTGAACCGTTTGAATCTCTCGAATGCTTCTCCTTTTTCTCTTAAAAGAATAGACCACATATAGCGTGAATGGTCGTCTATCAGAACGAATATGTATTTGTTTCTTCCTCCTGTAGGTGGTGTTATTGTCCCGCAGAGATCACCGTGTATTAGTTCCAAAGATTTAGATGCACGATAGGAGGTAGAAACCGGAAAGTATTGCCTTGTTTGCTTCGCACGCAAGCATGCTTCACACACCTCTTTCTCGACTTTTAACTCAGGAAGTCCGATCACTAGTTCCTTTCCTATCATTACTTTCAAGACGTTGACACCAAGATGACCTAGTCGTGAATGCCAACGTGATGAAACTCTCTGCGCTTGGAGTTGTAGACACTTTTGTTCTTCGACTTCCATTACTACCTTGTATAAGCGGTTCCTTGATCTTGAAGCTTTCACAACTAAGTTCCCGTCTTTGTCATGAACCGTAAGAGTGTTCTCTCTCATCCTTACATCGCAACCTGATTCTGTGGCTTGCCCAAGACTTATGATGTTACTCTTTAGCGCTGGTATGTAGTAGACATCGGcaaggttcttcttcttcccgtCTTGACTGATAAAACAAATAGATCCTTTCCCTTTGATGTCTATTCTCGAGTCATCTCCGAATCTGACCTTCCCGGAGATTGTTTTATCAATGTTATTGAAATAGCTCATATTACCAGTCATATGGTTGTTTGCCCCGTTGTCTAAGTACCATATTTTTTCTCCATCCTTACTAGATTCGAACTCTTTAGGCTTCACGTTTCGTTCATTCAGATAAACTATCTCATGCATCACGAGTCCTTCGGCTTCTTGGGTGTCATCTCCGTCTTTACCCTCGATAGTTTCTTGTAACTTGAGTAGTCTATCAGGACACATCGCAGCAAAGTGTCCTAGTTTGTCGCATCGGTAACACGTGACCCTTGAGGGGTCTCTACTTTCCCAATATGAtgatcttcctcgtcctcttcctctatTATAGTACCGGCCTCCTCGACCATGTCCTCTATATCCTCCGTCTCGATGTTGAGGTTCAGAGTTGCTGTACATAAGCTTACTCTGATCATcttgtgtttcttcttcttcttgtgtagCTATACGCTCCTCGTATGCTTTCAAGCGACCTACGACATCTTCGAAGTTTGCGGTATTCAAGTCTAGTAGTTGCTCGAGAGAGGCAACTATGTGAATGAACTTCTTGCGTGGTATTCCTTGTAGAAACTTCTTAACAAGTTTCGACTCATTCATACTTTCTCCTAGCGCGGtagattttgatgaaatctCTGATAACTTGCCCACGAAGTCATCAATTTTATCGGTTTCTTTCATCTTTAGCCGATCGAACTCAGTCATGAGGGTTTGTAGCCTCGCCTCTCGAACTCTACTGGCTCCTACATGACGGTTCTTGATCGCATCCCACACATTCTTTGCGGTATCAAGTTCCCCAACTTGTAGGATCATAGTCTTCGGAATCGATTGGAAAAGAAGAGCTGTCGCCATATCATTCTTATCACCTTGGGTCGATTCTGTCTCGACTACCTCCCACACCTTATGAACTCTCAATAACATCTTCATCTGTATCGCCCATACGGTATAGTTTGTTGTTGTTAACATATGACACTTTATGGAGGAAGAACCTCCTTCCTTCTTGGTCGTTGCCACCACTAAGTCTCCCATGATTCTTGATCAACTCTTGATCAAAGGATTTTGGCTCTGATACAAATATAAGTCTAAAGATTGTATGAACTCGATATAAAGAAACTCTTCTTTATTAGCTTAAGAATCACTCAAAGCTTAAGCACACAAAACACACAATCTCTAAAACTCTCGCAAAGGTATGCAACCCTCTTGtaactctttatatagagactatatttcctaaactcattaggaacacatatttctttttttctctaatcCTATACTCATTAGGATTGGTGTAACTTAACTCCTAAGTTATCTTTATGTTTATCTCCAACATAAGCAACATGTGGTTGGAGTGAGCATTCCCCAAGCCGCTAATCTGGAGCGCGTTGGTAGCATGTCATTGACAGCAACCCACATATGGAAAGCATGTTTAGGCGTATTGCCTTTAAACCATACCGCATTGTACCAATTACGATTTGGTTGTCTTTCTCTGATCGTGTTCCATATTTTGGATGAGGAGAAAGACTGAAACTTCACCCCCTCAATGGTCCAAGAATAGAAATCTGAGTCAAGTGTACCTGAAGGAACAGGAATTGTTGTCAGATAAGCATGGAGAGCTACTGCTTCGTCGGATCTAGGCGCTGGCAGATTCCATAAGTCGTCTGTGGTAGCCTCGGAGACCGTAGCTTGAAGAGGTATCCGTAGAGCACGGGGTCCTGAAGGTCCTAGAGCATCAATTAGAGCTCCCAACGGTGTCCATTGATCAAACCAGAAACTAGCTGATCTTCCATTTTGAACCGTGCATACAATAAATGGCCTCGCAAGTTGCCTAAGCTTGAGAATCGACTTCCAATGCCATGAATCTCTAGTATGGCCAGTTAACTCCCAGAAACTTTGACAGTTTAGAAGGATCTGGAAGAACGGCCAAAATTACCAACAAGATATGGTTGTGCTAGGTTGGCAAATTATGGTGGGAAGATTAATGTTTTATGGGATAAGTGTGCAAGTTCTTTTAGTTCGAAAAAGAAGGTTTGGTGTGCTGAGATTGCACTTGAAACACGCAACAAACATGAGGTTTATTGGAAAAGTGGGTGGTGCAATGTTGTGCTTACATTCTCCAacccaatttttttataagacTTTGATTGTTGCTAATGTTTGATAAGCTGATCATACTCACGTACAAGTATAATATTAGAAAAGAACAAATGGTGTGGACAAAAGAGGATTCAAATGAGGCTGATGAGGTGGTCAGTTCGAGTCAAGAGCCATTGGACAGAGGAGAGACTCTTAGCTGTTACAAACTAGTGCAGTGAGTATGATCGAACAAGCGACCTGACATGATAACATCATTGCGTTCTCAATATGattaatctgtttttttttctcttgggGTTAAATTATGGATATTAAGAACATCATTATCCTAGAGATCCCTTAAGCGTctcttaataaatttttaatattatttaagtagTAAATTTTGTTAAGAGACTTAGTTAAAAACTTTTAACTTTTATGTACTCCATTGCAAGTTTCTTATTtaaaggttcttaaaaaaattgttaaagttGCAAGATTAAACACAAACAAGGTCTGTGCAAAGATTTATCCAGACAAATCGTGGTCTACTAACAAGCCGAAGTTATATTATAACATCAGAACCAGACTCTGAGGAGAGACTACTACTCTGCCTTGTATCTCTTCTCTAGTTCCTCCAAATGCTCAAGGTCTTTGTTGTACTTGCAGATGTGATGAATACACCTGTCAGTGAATATGAGAGAATATAAGTCAATTCAACTATATAAGTGTGAGGCGTGTGATAGTTGCTGATGTATGTACCAGTAGAGAAGGATCCCAGCCGCACACAGAACCACATTCCTCTGAGCCTTGTAGATCTGCCACACAAGTAAAACTTGCAAGTTTACTGAACCGAGACAAGAGAAGCCACAAACAACAGATTGAATATCCCTAAGGTTCGATTTATTACAAACGTGCAATCAACTAACAAAAGGTTCAGATCGATATTTCAAGAACAGAGGCAGCTAGAGAGGCAGCTAGAGCGggatatatgtaattattacCTTCCACATGGGAAACACAGTTTCTCCACCCTTTTTGACGTTGGACAAGTACATCAATACAGTGGCGATCCGATGACCACCAAGCTGTTGGTTTACTTGGTCGTGAAAGAAGTCAAAATGCGGTTCATATTTTTGGCCATTCTCGTAGTGCAGTATTTGCATGGATTGTCCATTTTCTGATAGACAAAACAggtaaaaagaagaagaaaaagagatgaGTTACCTTTCTGCTACTAGAGAGAAAGTAAGAAAcgatattaaaaaattatgaatatgcCTCAAACAATACCCTCGGGAAGAAAAGTCCAAGCAGCAAGTTTTGCCTCGACAGTAGCAACTATATCATCCTGCACCGACAATAATCAGTGAGAATCACAGAAAACCTATAGAATAACCAGATTTGCATTCAAGCTACTTTGTCTAACAGCAGAAGAAGAGCATCCTATAGAGTGTTATTTGGGGGTATTAGTAACAGAGAACTAGTCTGCCCAGTTGGTGAAGTAAGCTAGCCAAATAGAATGCATACAAAATCAAGATTTAACCTCAGAAAGAAAAACATGATAAATATAACTGATTGCACGAAACAAAACCAGATTTATaaccacagcttcttcttctaacAGGTCATTTAGAAAACTTTACAGAACAGAAGCTCACCTGTCTTTTGGAAAGAAACATTCCAGAACTTGTGCGTACTTCACTCGCTACGCTCTCCCCTGAATCATTATCAGCAACAATTGACTTCTCAAGCTTCCCTttcgccttgaaaaaaacaaagtatCTGAATTCAGTCACACAGTCTCATAACATTCCATGATCAATCACTAAGTTCTCAAACAAACAAGGCAATAATCAAGAagatgattgattgattgatagtACCAATAATCAAGCACTCCCGGCTCGAAACCCTAACTACAAAGACCATATCGATCACCAGCAGGAAAGAGTGAGAAATTAAACGATCAAAGATGGATAGAGAGAGGCGATTACCGAGGAGTTGAAACCCTGCGAAGGCGACGATGGAGGCGGCAGGCTGGAGTATGAGCGAGACGACCGACACGATGCATTTCTTCAGAAGCATAGGGTAAGGGAGAGTCAAGATGACGGCGATTGCGAAGAGAAGCCGAAAAAGGAGAGGAATCGGGAGAGAGACGGAGAGAAGCCGAAAGCGTTGAAACACCAAACCTCTCCTCCCCCACTCATTTTTGGACACATGCCCCACAAGAGACGTACCTTGCTTCCCTTGATTAAGAGACGTATCttcttattaatatattttcattttatttttaatcccAATTAGGCTAAGATACACCattgggataatgatgctctaacgTTGCTTAGAGGTTTCTCTTATAAATGATATGTTTTCTCCTCTTCTGGGTGACGCTCTCTATTTTGTCCTCTGCTTAATTAAAACGCACCAATACGCAAAACACTAAGAAAACAAACTCTGGTCCCTAAAATTACATGAAACTGTTAGCTGATGTTCTCGAGTCAGGCTGAGTTGTTGTAGGAACCACGAGTGGTCTCTGCAACATCCTGACGTGTGCTTGTCTCCGGCTCTTGCTCCTTGACATCCAAGTTTACACCTTCCAGTGACCGGACTGTCGAAAATCGATTCTACA from Brassica napus cultivar Da-Ae unplaced genomic scaffold, Da-Ae ScsIHWf_2618;HRSCAF=3367, whole genome shotgun sequence harbors:
- the LOC106437485 gene encoding probable prolyl 4-hydroxylase 7 isoform X2, with amino-acid sequence MFLSKRQDDIVATVEAKLAAWTFLPEENGQSMQILHYENGQKYEPHFDFFHDQVNQQLGGHRIATVLMYLSNVKKGGETVFPMWKIYKAQRNVVLCAAGILLYWCIHHICKYNKDLEHLEELEKRYKAE
- the LOC106437485 gene encoding probable prolyl 4-hydroxylase 7 isoform X1, whose translation is MLLKKCIVSVVSLILQPAASIVAFAGFQLLGKLEKSIVADNDSGESVASEVRTSSGMFLSKRQDDIVATVEAKLAAWTFLPEENGQSMQILHYENGQKYEPHFDFFHDQVNQQLGGHRIATVLMYLSNVKKGGETVFPMWKIYKAQRNVVLCAAGILLYWCIHHICKYNKDLEHLEELEKRYKAE